In uncultured Desulfovibrio sp., one DNA window encodes the following:
- a CDS encoding USH1C-binding protein 1, protein MSQVTFSSTSSVSLGELGPTTSLQLMFAQLQLELAETAKSQAMGKMEAISEAQDEQKLVSQLLNEARQAQADAKAGVGNDADKTATFNVPKKDADGNVMVDDSGNIIYETSRTETVPKGNNATFMSQEMVDYMELHGLAMDRTANNYSHSADEWDVAITSLESRLEELGTNTQQEMVYIQDYMGQYNSYLQGANTQIANANQTLTSLARGQ, encoded by the coding sequence ATGAGTCAGGTTACCTTTTCTTCCACCTCGTCGGTTTCCCTTGGAGAACTTGGTCCCACCACGAGCTTGCAGCTCATGTTTGCCCAGTTGCAGCTGGAACTGGCAGAAACCGCCAAGAGCCAGGCCATGGGCAAGATGGAGGCTATCTCCGAGGCCCAGGACGAACAGAAGCTGGTCTCCCAGCTGCTCAACGAGGCCCGGCAGGCCCAGGCCGATGCCAAGGCCGGCGTGGGCAACGATGCCGACAAGACGGCCACCTTCAATGTGCCCAAGAAGGATGCCGACGGGAATGTCATGGTTGATGACTCTGGCAACATCATCTATGAAACAAGCCGTACGGAAACCGTGCCCAAGGGAAACAACGCCACGTTCATGAGTCAGGAAATGGTGGATTACATGGAGCTGCACGGTCTGGCCATGGACCGGACAGCCAACAACTATTCGCACAGTGCGGACGAATGGGACGTGGCCATTACCTCGCTGGAAAGCCGTCTGGAAGAACTGGGCACCAATACCCAGCAGGAGATGGTCTATATCCAGGATTACATGGGCCAGTACAATTCCTACCTGCAGGGCGCCAATACCCAGATAGCCAACGCCAACCAGACTCTTACCAGTCTGGCCAGGGGCCAGTAG
- the sctC gene encoding type III secretion system outer membrane ring subunit SctC, with amino-acid sequence MKCRALVLSALLLVFCCLLATEGLCASSRASLPFRSAFSYYADNENICTVLSAFARAEGYGSVCSSGLSGQMSGRFEQLMPRTFLDGMRSAFGVRWYTQGRTVTFWHDAEKTSAFLAPTTVSAAELRNMLRSAGMISPQLPVHLIPAQNLLSVSGPPIYVDQLKAAMAAFEEAQGSRMVMRVFPLKHAWAEDMQVSSMDATVTIPGVASILAAMAAGKSMTSSKVSVLPSAQSGLRGKGLAAMSTATPAKETTGTPAEGDAGQGGATPPGPNIIADPRVNAVVVTDAEFRMSYYSKVIADLDRPVELVEIHAAIVDIDSDFSRDFGVNWSGTGAYGKNWTGGGSGGGASGSGIFPMAGASSAAGLSYSTLYTHGSDYFLARVSALEEDGQARVLGKPSVLTMDNVQASLENTSSYYVPVSGNESSDLFKIDSGTVLKVTPHIIPSEVPGQPDSIKLMVSVQDDRDDGSGSFSVDPQNLSPIKQTKINTQAIVGEGQSLLIGGHYYEIQSDAESGIPGLKNIPILGGLFGSTGKKHQRMERLILISPRIVRMDSPSNVPARVDDPRFSRTPTQTDYEDRLPQKPPVGGCARRRELAPDVQPAVPRTVPAPLAPTTTPAGQMQTSATVQPVITPVRSSTPAMAGNPAVMPVRSPALPAGGQQ; translated from the coding sequence TTGAAGTGCCGTGCGCTTGTGCTTTCTGCCCTGCTTCTGGTCTTCTGCTGCCTGCTGGCAACAGAAGGCCTTTGCGCGTCTTCCCGCGCATCGCTGCCCTTCCGGTCGGCCTTTTCCTACTATGCGGATAATGAAAATATCTGCACGGTGCTCTCGGCCTTTGCCCGTGCCGAGGGCTACGGCTCTGTTTGCAGCTCGGGGCTGAGCGGGCAGATGAGCGGGCGCTTTGAGCAGCTGATGCCACGAACCTTTCTGGATGGCATGCGTTCGGCCTTCGGGGTACGCTGGTATACCCAGGGACGCACCGTCACCTTCTGGCACGATGCCGAAAAAACCAGCGCCTTTCTTGCCCCCACCACCGTGTCCGCCGCTGAACTGCGGAACATGCTGCGCAGCGCGGGCATGATTTCGCCACAGCTGCCGGTGCATCTCATTCCTGCGCAGAATCTGCTGTCCGTCAGCGGACCGCCCATTTATGTGGACCAGCTCAAGGCCGCCATGGCGGCCTTTGAAGAGGCCCAGGGCAGCCGCATGGTCATGCGGGTCTTTCCCCTCAAGCATGCCTGGGCAGAGGATATGCAGGTCAGCAGTATGGATGCCACGGTGACCATCCCCGGTGTGGCCAGCATTCTGGCAGCCATGGCCGCGGGCAAATCCATGACCAGTTCCAAGGTTTCCGTCCTGCCGTCGGCACAGAGCGGCCTGCGCGGCAAAGGCCTGGCCGCCATGAGCACGGCCACGCCAGCCAAGGAAACGACGGGCACACCGGCAGAAGGCGATGCCGGACAGGGCGGAGCCACCCCTCCCGGCCCCAATATCATTGCCGACCCCCGCGTCAATGCCGTGGTGGTCACGGATGCCGAATTCCGCATGAGCTACTATTCCAAGGTCATTGCCGATCTGGACCGGCCCGTGGAACTGGTGGAAATTCATGCGGCCATTGTGGACATTGACAGCGATTTTTCCCGCGACTTCGGCGTCAACTGGTCCGGTACCGGCGCCTACGGCAAAAACTGGACGGGCGGCGGCAGCGGCGGCGGCGCATCGGGCAGCGGCATCTTTCCCATGGCAGGGGCATCCAGCGCGGCAGGTCTTTCCTATTCCACACTCTATACGCATGGTTCGGACTACTTTCTGGCGCGGGTCAGCGCACTGGAAGAGGACGGGCAGGCCCGCGTGCTGGGCAAGCCCTCTGTACTGACCATGGACAATGTGCAGGCTTCGCTGGAAAATACCAGCTCCTACTATGTGCCGGTGTCGGGCAACGAGTCTTCCGACCTGTTCAAGATCGACTCCGGCACCGTGCTGAAGGTTACGCCGCACATCATCCCCAGCGAGGTGCCGGGGCAGCCGGACAGCATCAAGCTCATGGTCAGCGTGCAGGATGACAGGGATGACGGCTCCGGCTCGTTTTCCGTGGACCCGCAGAACCTTTCGCCCATCAAACAGACAAAGATCAATACCCAGGCCATTGTGGGGGAAGGGCAGAGCCTGCTCATCGGCGGCCATTATTACGAAATCCAGAGTGATGCCGAATCCGGCATTCCCGGCCTGAAGAATATTCCCATTCTGGGCGGCCTGTTTGGTTCCACCGGCAAGAAGCATCAGCGTATGGAGCGGCTCATTCTCATTTCGCCGCGCATCGTACGCATGGATTCGCCCTCCAATGTGCCGGCCAGGGTGGATGATCCGCGTTTCAGCCGCACGCCCACGCAGACCGACTACGAGGACCGCCTGCCCCAGAAGCCCCCAGTGGGCGGCTGTGCCCGCCGGCGGGAGCTGGCGCCGGATGTACAGCCCGCTGTGCCACGCACGGTTCCCGCTCCGCTGGCTCCCACTACGACGCCGGCCGGCCAGATGCAGACCAGCGCCACGGTGCAGCCGGTGATTACCCCCGTGCGCAGTTCCACACCTGCCATGGCGGGGAATCCCGCGGTGATGCCTGTGCGCAGCCCTGCACTTCCGGCAGGAGGGCAGCAGTGA
- a CDS encoding EscF/YscF/HrpA family type III secretion system needle major subunit produces the protein MNIVGNSGGIDVGQLFQNATNGLSKDGEALQTMMNDISASGEVDQMDLLNLQFAMGQYNAKLETISSVTKSIQDMLKSLAQRTG, from the coding sequence ATGAATATCGTAGGAAACTCGGGCGGCATCGACGTGGGGCAGCTTTTTCAGAATGCCACCAACGGACTGAGCAAGGACGGTGAAGCCCTGCAGACCATGATGAACGATATCAGCGCCTCCGGTGAAGTGGACCAGATGGACCTTCTGAACTTGCAGTTTGCCATGGGGCAGTACAATGCCAAGCTGGAGACCATTTCGTCGGTAACCAAGAGCATTCAGGACATGCTCAAGTCGCTCGCCCAGAGAACGGGCTAG
- a CDS encoding SycD/LcrH family type III secretion system chaperone: MTPNVDQEQEVQSALKEMAKAAGLTEEEFATMQSALEKGATLADVFNISKEAMESAYAYAYNLYNMGNYKDAESMFRGLCLYDGNDPRYWMGLAGCLQAREAYQLAIDTYGMAGAVGALKDPTPFYHGGLCYLKLGDGENAANSFRAALGLGDESIPAHKACHDRIRALLAALAKE; encoded by the coding sequence ATGACCCCCAATGTCGACCAGGAACAGGAAGTTCAGTCCGCCCTGAAGGAAATGGCCAAGGCGGCGGGACTTACGGAAGAAGAGTTTGCGACCATGCAGTCGGCCCTGGAAAAGGGCGCAACCCTTGCCGATGTCTTCAATATCAGCAAGGAGGCCATGGAATCCGCCTATGCCTATGCGTATAATCTGTACAATATGGGCAATTACAAGGATGCCGAAAGCATGTTCCGCGGTCTTTGTCTCTATGACGGCAATGATCCCCGCTACTGGATGGGGCTGGCCGGCTGCCTTCAGGCCCGCGAAGCCTATCAGCTGGCCATTGATACCTACGGCATGGCCGGGGCTGTCGGCGCCCTCAAGGACCCCACGCCCTTCTATCACGGCGGCCTGTGCTATCTGAAGCTGGGTGACGGCGAGAATGCGGCCAATTCCTTCCGCGCCGCCCTCGGCCTGGGCGACGAATCCATTCCCGCCCACAAGGCCTGCCATGACCGTATCCGCGCCCTGCTGGCAGCACTGGCCAAGGAGTAA
- the sctJ gene encoding type III secretion system inner membrane ring lipoprotein SctJ: protein MLRPLRVLLLLPLLVLLAGCKVEMYSGLSEDQANQMLSTLLRRGIGAEKTAAGKNGYTLSVDDDQLVLALQVLKENSLPRESFKNLGEVFAGDGMISSGSEVQARMSYALSQELADTLSRIDGVLTARVHVVLGVNDKVNNITIVPSAAVFLRHTPDSPVVNLVPEIRELVAGAVASLKYDNVSVMLVPVRESVTVPDSRPASPLLSPGAHTPALLLQMLAMAAGLLALGGGAYVAVRRLLARRRAAQAALPDSAHTGDDRQGTV from the coding sequence ATGCTGCGTCCCCTGCGTGTGCTGCTGTTGCTGCCCCTGCTTGTTCTGCTTGCCGGCTGCAAGGTGGAGATGTATTCGGGCCTGTCCGAAGACCAGGCCAACCAGATGCTGTCAACCCTGCTGCGCCGGGGCATCGGGGCGGAAAAGACGGCTGCCGGCAAAAATGGCTATACCCTGTCGGTGGATGACGATCAGCTGGTGCTTGCCTTGCAGGTGCTCAAGGAAAACAGCCTGCCGCGGGAATCCTTCAAGAATCTGGGGGAAGTCTTTGCCGGAGACGGCATGATATCGTCCGGCTCCGAGGTGCAGGCCCGCATGTCCTACGCGCTGTCGCAGGAGCTGGCCGATACCCTGTCACGCATTGACGGCGTTCTTACCGCGCGGGTGCATGTGGTGCTGGGTGTCAACGACAAGGTGAACAATATTACCATTGTGCCTTCGGCGGCGGTTTTTCTGCGCCATACGCCGGATTCGCCCGTAGTCAATCTGGTGCCCGAAATCCGGGAGCTGGTGGCCGGCGCCGTGGCCTCGCTCAAGTATGACAATGTGAGCGTCATGCTGGTTCCGGTGCGCGAAAGCGTCACCGTGCCGGATTCCCGGCCCGCGTCGCCGCTGCTGTCGCCCGGCGCGCATACGCCGGCGCTGCTCTTGCAGATGCTGGCCATGGCTGCGGGACTGCTGGCTCTTGGCGGGGGGGCATATGTGGCTGTCCGCCGCCTGCTGGCCCGCCGGCGCGCGGCGCAGGCCGCGCTGCCCGACAGTGCCCATACGGGTGACGACAGGCAGGGCACCGTCTGA
- the sctN gene encoding type III secretion system ATPase SctN, translating to MAFEYIGDLLEEAVRDVNPLETRGRVEQVVGTIIRAVVPGVKVGELCVLRNPWENWSLKAEVVGFVKNVALLSPLGNMQGISPATEVIPTGEILSIPVGYELLGRVVDGLGQAMDGGPPIKTRTHYPLVAEAPNPMTRKVISRPISLGLRVIDGVLTCGEGQRMGIFAAAGGGKSTLLSSILKGCTADVCVLALIGERGREVREFIERDIGPEGRKKAVLVVSTSDRSSMERLKAAYTATAIAEYFRDQGRSVLLMMDSVTRFGRAQREIGLAAGEPPTRRGFPPSVFSELPKLMERAGNSDKGSITALYTVLVEGDDMTEPIADETRSILDGHIVLSRKLAAANHYPAIDVQASVSRVMNAVVSKEHKAAAQALRKILAKYAEVELLVQIGEYKKGADPEADFALDHIQAVNGFLRQGLDEKSTFEETLAALEKVVR from the coding sequence ATGGCGTTTGAATACATCGGCGATCTGCTGGAAGAAGCCGTGCGCGATGTCAACCCCCTGGAGACACGGGGGCGCGTGGAACAGGTGGTGGGCACCATCATCCGGGCGGTGGTGCCCGGGGTCAAGGTGGGCGAGCTGTGCGTGCTGCGCAATCCCTGGGAAAACTGGAGCCTCAAGGCCGAGGTGGTGGGCTTTGTGAAGAATGTGGCCCTGCTGTCCCCCCTGGGCAATATGCAGGGCATTTCGCCGGCCACGGAGGTCATCCCCACGGGAGAAATCCTTTCCATTCCCGTGGGCTACGAGCTGCTGGGCCGGGTGGTGGACGGCCTGGGGCAGGCCATGGACGGCGGGCCGCCCATCAAGACGCGTACGCACTATCCCCTGGTGGCCGAGGCCCCCAATCCCATGACCCGCAAGGTCATCAGCCGGCCCATTTCGCTGGGGCTGCGTGTCATCGACGGGGTGCTGACCTGCGGCGAGGGGCAGCGCATGGGCATTTTTGCGGCTGCCGGCGGCGGCAAGTCCACGCTGCTGTCCAGCATTCTCAAGGGATGCACGGCGGATGTCTGCGTGCTGGCCCTCATCGGGGAGCGCGGACGCGAAGTCCGGGAATTCATCGAGCGCGACATCGGCCCGGAAGGGCGCAAAAAAGCGGTACTGGTGGTGTCCACGTCGGACCGCTCGTCCATGGAACGCCTCAAGGCTGCCTATACGGCAACGGCCATTGCCGAATATTTCCGCGATCAGGGGCGCAGCGTGCTGCTCATGATGGATTCCGTCACCCGCTTTGGCCGTGCCCAGCGCGAAATCGGCCTGGCCGCCGGCGAGCCGCCCACCCGACGGGGCTTTCCGCCCTCGGTCTTTTCCGAGCTGCCCAAGCTCATGGAACGGGCAGGCAATTCGGACAAGGGATCCATCACGGCCCTGTATACCGTGCTGGTGGAAGGGGACGACATGACCGAACCCATTGCGGACGAAACCCGCTCCATCCTTGACGGGCATATTGTGCTCTCGCGCAAGCTGGCTGCGGCCAATCACTATCCGGCCATCGATGTCCAGGCCAGTGTGAGCCGTGTCATGAATGCCGTGGTCAGCAAGGAACACAAGGCGGCAGCCCAGGCCCTGCGCAAAATTCTCGCCAAGTATGCGGAAGTGGAACTGCTGGTGCAGATTGGCGAATACAAGAAGGGGGCTGATCCCGAGGCGGATTTCGCGCTGGATCATATCCAGGCCGTCAACGGCTTTTTGCGGCAGGGGCTTGATGAAAAGAGCACCTTCGAGGAAACTCTGGCCGCACTGGAAAAGGTGGTGCGCTGA
- a CDS encoding tetratricopeptide repeat protein, translated as MLTERQIARLLDLANLACQKGMIGEGRSIFQAVLAIRPGFAPALVGLAFSHIVVDDFDGALTLLDKVLAANAADADALAMRGLACMLAGRREEAEQAFAGIPQDCAAAAMARAVMEVA; from the coding sequence ATGTTGACTGAACGGCAGATCGCCCGGTTGCTGGACCTGGCCAATCTGGCCTGCCAGAAAGGAATGATCGGTGAAGGCCGAAGCATCTTTCAGGCAGTGCTGGCCATCCGGCCGGGCTTTGCGCCAGCGCTGGTAGGGCTGGCTTTTTCCCATATTGTGGTGGATGATTTCGATGGCGCCCTGACCCTTCTGGACAAGGTGCTTGCCGCCAATGCCGCCGATGCGGATGCGCTGGCCATGCGCGGGCTTGCCTGCATGCTGGCCGGCCGCAGGGAAGAGGCAGAACAGGCCTTTGCCGGCATTCCCCAGGACTGCGCGGCGGCAGCCATGGCCCGGGCCGTCATGGAAGTGGCCTGA
- the sctD gene encoding type III secretion system inner membrane ring subunit SctD, protein MTDVRASVLCLYVFSGPHLGARIDLPAGTWVVGADDACDIILAGLAARHAVLDVSVAEDGAPALDVSALDGTVRLADAQEAIQEGSVRPSAGTAWYLGQVCLAWNRPGIPQPVLVPEMAVAPQAPAAQAPSAPEAEAPAPASSAVPSGDSSVATASPPVPAENGNDVLIPLPEEPLSPPHPPRPLRRAVLLGLVAAGLIALSLVLTPAGADPQQYPALVQEYLENAGIRGLQVMPRSPGVEVRGTVADEATMVKLRNMARGLQIPVYLEVAVQADMLRAVRSSLGIRGFYPDVTLWNTKGTPRLRIAAYMKDGLLETAAFAALKDEVRGLPEMDRHIVHEEDLAPVLETALKQAGLSAVRAVYLPGRVDFTGDIRPEDSRKLDDIRKDAGELFGIQLHGTSSASGALAAAEQALTPSREAPAAPGEAPRPTASGTADPLGGLRVTGVTMSPMRFVTTADGRRLFEGAVLPGGWTLESIDTKVLMLRNGNQVVSHKLRGK, encoded by the coding sequence GTGACCGACGTCAGAGCCAGTGTTCTCTGTCTGTATGTCTTTTCTGGGCCGCATCTTGGGGCGCGCATTGATCTGCCCGCCGGAACCTGGGTAGTGGGGGCGGACGATGCCTGCGACATCATCCTCGCCGGCCTGGCTGCCCGGCATGCCGTGCTGGACGTGTCTGTGGCGGAGGACGGCGCGCCTGCCCTGGATGTTTCGGCCCTGGATGGTACCGTGCGCCTCGCGGATGCGCAGGAAGCGATTCAGGAAGGCTCCGTCAGACCCTCGGCGGGAACGGCATGGTACCTTGGTCAGGTCTGTCTGGCCTGGAACCGGCCGGGCATTCCCCAGCCGGTCCTGGTGCCGGAAATGGCCGTGGCGCCACAGGCGCCAGCTGCCCAGGCCCCGTCTGCCCCGGAGGCAGAGGCTCCCGCGCCGGCGTCTTCCGCCGTGCCGTCGGGCGACAGCAGCGTTGCCACTGCCAGCCCGCCGGTTCCGGCCGAGAACGGGAACGATGTTCTCATCCCCCTGCCAGAGGAGCCGTTGTCGCCGCCGCATCCTCCCCGTCCGCTGCGGCGGGCCGTGCTGCTGGGCCTGGTGGCTGCCGGTCTCATTGCGCTTTCGCTGGTGCTTACGCCGGCCGGGGCGGATCCGCAGCAATATCCGGCGCTGGTACAGGAATATCTGGAAAATGCCGGCATTCGCGGCCTTCAGGTCATGCCGCGCAGCCCGGGCGTGGAAGTGCGCGGCACGGTTGCCGATGAGGCTACCATGGTAAAACTGCGAAACATGGCACGCGGATTGCAAATACCTGTCTATCTGGAAGTGGCCGTGCAGGCGGATATGCTTCGCGCCGTGCGCAGCTCGCTGGGCATCCGTGGCTTTTATCCCGACGTGACTCTGTGGAACACCAAGGGGACCCCCCGCCTGCGGATAGCCGCCTACATGAAGGACGGCCTTCTGGAAACCGCCGCCTTTGCGGCGCTCAAGGATGAGGTCAGGGGACTGCCGGAAATGGACAGGCATATCGTGCATGAAGAGGACCTGGCTCCCGTGCTGGAAACGGCGCTGAAGCAGGCCGGCCTGTCTGCGGTGCGTGCCGTCTACCTGCCGGGGCGAGTGGATTTTACGGGGGATATCCGTCCGGAAGACAGCCGGAAGCTGGACGACATCCGCAAGGACGCCGGGGAACTGTTCGGCATCCAGCTGCACGGAACCTCGTCGGCATCGGGCGCGCTTGCTGCCGCCGAGCAGGCGCTGACGCCTTCCCGCGAGGCCCCCGCCGCGCCCGGCGAAGCACCCCGGCCCACGGCTTCCGGTACTGCCGATCCGCTGGGCGGGCTGCGGGTTACCGGGGTTACCATGTCCCCCATGCGCTTTGTCACCACGGCCGATGGCAGGCGTCTGTTCGAGGGGGCGGTGCTTCCTGGCGGCTGGACACTGGAAAGCATTGACACCAAGGTTCTCATGCTGCGCAATGGCAATCAGGTCGTCAGTCACAAATTGCGAGGTAAGTGA
- a CDS encoding SctK family type III secretion system sorting platform protein has translation MHKGFFADTLARRPMLWQAMLQADQQPLRLIPADWDNALGYRADSLGAWLLRRPLHSLPSDTCPEDTEPSPFWDYDEESRRLALLDDAALAALGNMSGVALHAPEIAAVLLRDEVLALREALGEALYQYALYRGRYELGAVRRFFLWRDRGLPLPERCLLHGHMALRLVADLWPQALLRRGLPHLPSLPAQASLPDLGEEERHELWRSLKKLLLKEVAPSWAPCFS, from the coding sequence ATGCACAAGGGCTTTTTTGCTGATACGCTGGCCCGCCGTCCCATGCTCTGGCAGGCCATGCTCCAGGCCGATCAACAGCCGCTGCGCCTTATTCCCGCAGACTGGGACAATGCGCTGGGCTACAGGGCGGACAGTCTGGGCGCCTGGCTGCTGCGGCGCCCGCTGCACAGCCTGCCGTCCGACACCTGCCCGGAAGACACGGAGCCTTCCCCCTTCTGGGACTATGACGAGGAATCACGGCGTCTGGCCCTGCTGGATGACGCGGCGCTGGCCGCGCTGGGCAACATGAGCGGCGTGGCACTGCATGCACCGGAAATTGCGGCCGTGCTGCTGCGGGATGAGGTGCTGGCCCTGCGCGAGGCCCTGGGGGAAGCGCTGTATCAGTATGCCCTGTACCGGGGGCGCTATGAGCTGGGGGCGGTGCGCCGTTTTTTCCTGTGGCGGGACAGGGGCCTTCCCCTGCCGGAACGCTGCCTGCTGCACGGGCATATGGCGCTCAGGCTGGTGGCTGACCTCTGGCCGCAGGCGCTTCTGCGGCGTGGCCTGCCGCATCTGCCTTCGCTGCCGGCGCAGGCGAGCCTGCCCGACCTTGGGGAAGAGGAGCGCCACGAGCTGTGGCGCAGCCTGAAAAAACTGCTGCTCAAGGAGGTGGCTCCGTCATGGGCACCCTGTTTCAGCTGA
- the sctE gene encoding type III secretion system translocon subunit SctE yields MPTSIQNTQGSQTLDFSALTQLAAQQLQTQGKVTVPGSQESARKMLDSLMAATGNSLPVLEQPRLGASSGTSGKTGEGSTFVTGGLTMGGLSLETLLDAVGFEQRRTETKAGIASLEAHAQERAQANEEKLKSIQEQLEKAKSQSFLDGLLKAFKYIGLALAAVASVAMIAAGAVGVAAGGSGVALIAVGVASMALLASSITEEATGGKAGFSPAFIIGKIMDACGASESATTWTKMAVDLLTSAALIALSFGTGAAGTASKAVGTAVKAASKSVETFEKAASITARVATGLGGANTIAQSATSIASASNQKDISFLQAQQKRLQAILERIAMANDLDIEHLKEMMQRSEQTLQTVSDIVQEGAQTNAAILAGNPAMA; encoded by the coding sequence ATGCCCACTTCCATTCAGAATACGCAGGGTTCACAGACCCTGGATTTTTCTGCCCTGACCCAGCTTGCCGCGCAGCAGTTGCAGACACAGGGCAAGGTCACGGTTCCCGGTTCGCAGGAAAGTGCCCGCAAGATGCTGGACAGCCTGATGGCTGCCACCGGAAACTCCCTGCCCGTGCTGGAGCAGCCCAGGCTGGGAGCCTCCAGCGGCACCAGCGGAAAAACGGGGGAGGGCAGCACGTTCGTGACAGGCGGCCTGACCATGGGAGGACTTTCACTGGAAACGCTGCTGGACGCCGTGGGCTTTGAGCAGCGCCGCACCGAGACCAAGGCGGGCATTGCCAGCCTGGAAGCCCATGCGCAGGAACGTGCCCAGGCCAACGAGGAAAAGCTCAAGTCCATCCAGGAACAGCTGGAAAAGGCCAAGAGCCAGAGTTTTCTGGACGGCCTGCTCAAGGCATTCAAGTATATCGGTCTGGCGCTGGCCGCCGTGGCTTCCGTGGCCATGATTGCTGCGGGCGCCGTGGGTGTGGCTGCCGGGGGGAGCGGCGTGGCGCTCATCGCGGTGGGGGTCGCCTCCATGGCGCTGCTGGCCAGCTCCATCACGGAGGAGGCCACAGGCGGCAAGGCGGGATTCAGTCCGGCCTTCATCATCGGCAAGATCATGGATGCCTGCGGGGCAAGCGAATCGGCCACCACCTGGACCAAGATGGCGGTGGACCTGCTGACCTCGGCGGCCCTCATTGCCCTCAGTTTCGGTACGGGCGCGGCCGGAACGGCCAGCAAGGCGGTGGGAACGGCAGTAAAGGCCGCTTCCAAGAGTGTGGAAACCTTTGAAAAGGCGGCTTCCATCACGGCCCGCGTGGCCACGGGGCTGGGCGGGGCCAATACCATTGCCCAGAGCGCCACAAGCATTGCCTCTGCCTCGAATCAGAAGGATATCAGCTTCCTGCAAGCCCAGCAGAAGCGGTTGCAGGCCATTCTTGAGCGAATCGCCATGGCCAATGATCTGGACATCGAACATCTCAAGGAAATGATGCAGCGCTCCGAACAGACGCTGCAAACCGTGTCCGACATTGTACAGGAAGGTGCCCAGACCAATGCCGCCATCCTCGCCGGCAATCCCGCCATGGCCTGA
- a CDS encoding USH1C-binding protein 1: protein MNQVNLNTTSSVSLGELGPTTSLQLMFAQLQLELAETAKTQAMGKMEAISEAQDEQQLVSQLLNEARQAQADAKAGVNSKQSYTYTFTREDGSTYTQTETSTDSAIPMSQEMVDYMDAHGLAYDKSNGDHLQLADEWDVAITSLESRLEELGTNTQQEMVYIQDYMGQYNSYLQGANTQISNANQTLTNLARGQ from the coding sequence ATGAATCAGGTCAATCTCAATACCACTTCCTCGGTTTCGCTTGGGGAACTTGGTCCCACCACCAGCCTGCAGCTCATGTTTGCCCAATTGCAGCTGGAACTGGCGGAAACGGCCAAGACCCAGGCCATGGGCAAGATGGAGGCCATCTCCGAGGCCCAGGACGAACAGCAGCTGGTCTCCCAGCTGCTCAACGAGGCCCGGCAGGCCCAGGCCGATGCCAAGGCCGGCGTGAACAGCAAACAGTCGTACACCTATACGTTTACGCGAGAAGACGGGAGCACGTATACGCAAACGGAAACAAGCACGGACAGCGCCATCCCCATGTCCCAGGAAATGGTGGACTATATGGATGCCCACGGCCTGGCCTATGACAAGTCCAATGGCGACCACCTCCAGCTTGCGGACGAATGGGACGTGGCCATCACCTCGCTGGAAAGCCGTCTGGAAGAACTGGGCACCAATACCCAGCAGGAGATGGTCTACATTCAGGACTACATGGGCCAGTACAACTCCTACTTGCAGGGCGCCAATACCCAGATATCCAATGCCAACCAGACCCTTACTAATCTGGCACGCGGACAATAG
- a CDS encoding HrpE/YscL family type III secretion apparatus protein, giving the protein MGTLFQLTGNHVLPAPGVRVLRAVDYASLVEANRLLAMAEQRAAAMASDAEKAYEERRRQGYEDGLMEGRMEQSEKMLETAMQAVEYIEGVEGKLVDVVTSAVRKIIGELDDRECTVRVVRNALAAVRSQQRVLIRVSPDDKDSVRQALAAMISASPGAATFLDVTADPRMKPGDCILECELGVVDASLETQLKAIEHALLSKIRES; this is encoded by the coding sequence ATGGGCACCCTGTTTCAGCTGACAGGCAACCATGTGCTGCCGGCACCCGGCGTTCGCGTGCTGCGGGCAGTGGACTACGCCAGTCTTGTCGAGGCCAACCGGCTGCTGGCCATGGCGGAGCAGCGGGCGGCTGCCATGGCCTCCGATGCGGAAAAGGCCTATGAAGAACGCCGGCGGCAGGGCTACGAGGACGGCCTCATGGAAGGCCGCATGGAGCAGTCGGAAAAAATGCTGGAAACGGCCATGCAGGCCGTGGAATATATTGAAGGCGTGGAAGGCAAGCTGGTGGATGTGGTGACCTCTGCCGTGCGCAAGATCATCGGCGAGCTGGACGACAGGGAATGCACGGTACGGGTGGTGCGCAATGCCCTGGCCGCCGTGCGCAGCCAGCAGCGGGTGCTCATCCGGGTTTCGCCCGATGACAAGGACAGCGTTCGCCAGGCCCTTGCGGCCATGATTTCCGCATCGCCCGGCGCAGCCACCTTTCTGGACGTGACGGCCGATCCCCGCATGAAGCCCGGAGACTGCATCCTGGAATGCGAACTGGGCGTGGTGGACGCCAGCCTGGAAACACAGCTCAAGGCCATCGAGCATGCCCTGCTGAGCAAGATCAGGGAGTCCTGA